One window of the Nocardia huaxiensis genome contains the following:
- the mtnC gene encoding acireductone synthase — protein sequence MITTIVLDIEGTTSPTSSVREELYGYTRTRLPGWLAENQGGAADPILAATRIQADRPDADAAEVARILIDWLNTDVKSEPLKAAQGIICAEGFRNGSLFGEFFEDVAPALRAWRASGHELYIYSSGSVRNQKDWFEFARGGDLSPLISGHFDLSTAGPKREASSYEKIAGAIGVAPEHILFLSDHPDELDAAVAAGWSAIGVSRPGEPNPPREPHRYISDFGDLDLP from the coding sequence ATGATCACCACCATCGTCCTCGACATCGAGGGAACCACCAGCCCGACGAGCTCGGTCCGCGAGGAACTCTACGGCTACACCCGCACCCGCCTGCCCGGCTGGCTGGCCGAAAACCAGGGCGGCGCAGCCGATCCCATCCTCGCCGCCACCCGCATCCAGGCCGACCGCCCCGACGCGGACGCGGCCGAGGTGGCGCGGATCCTCATCGACTGGCTCAACACCGATGTGAAATCCGAACCCCTGAAGGCGGCCCAGGGCATCATCTGCGCCGAGGGCTTCCGCAACGGGTCGCTGTTCGGTGAGTTCTTCGAGGACGTCGCGCCCGCCCTGCGGGCCTGGCGTGCCTCGGGGCATGAGCTCTACATCTACTCGTCGGGTTCGGTCCGCAATCAGAAGGACTGGTTCGAATTCGCCCGCGGCGGAGATCTTTCCCCGCTCATCAGCGGCCACTTCGACCTCTCCACGGCCGGGCCCAAGCGCGAGGCCTCGTCGTACGAGAAGATCGCCGGGGCCATCGGCGTCGCGCCCGAGCACATTCTCTTCCTCTCGGATCACCCGGACGAACTGGATGCCGCCGTGGCCGCCGGCTGGTCCGCCATCGGCGTCTCCCGCCCCGGCGAGCCCAACCCACCCCGCGAACCCCACCGCTACATCAGCGATTTCGGAGACCTCGACCTCCCCTGA
- the mtnA gene encoding S-methyl-5-thioribose-1-phosphate isomerase has translation MDESSIAWDDGALVTIDQRLLPHELRELRITTVDQVIDAIQSLAIRGAPAIGVSGAFGVVIAALAATVDGVVDTEQVRAEAARIADARPTAVNLAWGVRRTLNRLAEGTQAMLDEALEMLAEDGRVNLAAATHAADLIQKLCGDRPLRLLTHCNTGRLATTAVGTAIGALRVLHERGALAEVIVDETRPLLQGARLTAWEMAEAGIPHRLTIDSAAAWAMATEEVDAVIVGADRITADGSVANKIGTYMLALAARYHGIPFIVVAPESTRDISTATGRDIVVEQRASAEVTGFGGVRTAPEGTATFNPAFDVTPPELVTAVVTEFGVLEAPGEARTAADAATHRVYRQPPAQAQGAGRAVAPAAVKAIVLTDVPVDTRQAGGEIAAIARDLYAKGWMPGTAGNISVRQDDSAVITASGLSKGELTDTDMVTVRVADSTPIDENGKRPSAETTIHTAVYRTRDNAAVVHVHPPHATTVSIDAAGADTQTVRFSGYELIKGLGGIRPDAIDIPIFPNHADVPRIGEDIEKYLTEHPDAPPVLFIAGHGITAWGASLAQARDRAECLEAMCELANLTGHREIPVREK, from the coding sequence ATGGATGAAAGTTCGATCGCGTGGGACGACGGTGCACTCGTCACCATCGACCAGCGGCTGCTGCCGCATGAGCTGCGAGAGCTGCGGATCACGACGGTCGATCAGGTCATCGACGCCATCCAGAGCCTGGCCATTCGCGGCGCGCCGGCCATCGGCGTGTCGGGCGCGTTCGGTGTGGTGATCGCGGCGCTGGCCGCCACCGTCGACGGGGTCGTGGACACCGAGCAGGTGCGGGCCGAGGCGGCGCGCATCGCCGATGCCCGCCCGACCGCGGTGAATCTGGCCTGGGGTGTGCGGCGCACGCTGAACCGGCTGGCCGAGGGCACGCAGGCCATGCTCGACGAAGCGCTCGAAATGCTGGCCGAGGACGGCCGGGTCAATCTGGCCGCCGCCACGCATGCCGCCGATCTGATCCAGAAGCTGTGCGGGGACCGGCCTTTGCGGCTGCTCACGCACTGCAATACCGGGCGGCTCGCGACCACCGCGGTCGGCACCGCCATCGGCGCGCTGCGGGTGCTGCACGAGCGCGGTGCGCTGGCCGAGGTCATCGTGGACGAGACGCGGCCGCTCTTGCAGGGGGCGCGGCTGACCGCGTGGGAGATGGCCGAGGCGGGGATTCCGCATCGGCTCACCATCGATTCGGCGGCGGCGTGGGCCATGGCCACCGAAGAGGTGGACGCGGTGATCGTGGGCGCGGACCGCATCACCGCGGACGGGTCGGTCGCGAACAAGATCGGCACCTACATGCTGGCGCTGGCGGCGCGGTATCACGGGATTCCGTTCATCGTGGTCGCGCCGGAATCCACACGCGACATCTCCACCGCCACCGGTCGCGACATCGTGGTCGAGCAGCGCGCCAGTGCCGAGGTCACCGGATTCGGTGGGGTGCGAACGGCTCCCGAGGGCACCGCGACCTTCAATCCCGCCTTCGATGTCACGCCGCCGGAGCTGGTGACCGCGGTGGTCACCGAATTCGGGGTGCTGGAAGCGCCGGGGGAGGCGCGCACGGCAGCCGATGCCGCCACGCATCGGGTGTATCGGCAGCCTCCGGCCCAAGCGCAGGGCGCGGGTCGCGCCGTCGCTCCCGCTGCCGTGAAAGCCATTGTGCTGACCGATGTTCCGGTCGACACGCGGCAGGCGGGCGGCGAGATCGCGGCCATTGCGCGCGACCTCTACGCCAAGGGCTGGATGCCGGGCACCGCGGGCAATATCTCGGTGCGGCAGGACGATTCGGCCGTCATCACCGCCAGCGGGCTGTCCAAGGGCGAGCTCACCGACACCGATATGGTGACCGTGCGCGTCGCCGATTCGACCCCGATCGACGAGAACGGCAAGCGGCCCTCGGCGGAAACCACCATCCACACCGCCGTGTACCGCACCCGCGACAATGCCGCCGTGGTGCACGTCCATCCACCCCACGCGACAACGGTTTCCATCGATGCGGCCGGTGCCGACACGCAGACCGTGCGTTTCTCGGGCTACGAACTCATCAAGGGCCTGGGCGGAATTCGCCCGGACGCCATCGACATTCCGATCTTCCCGAACCACGCCGACGTGCCGCGCATCGGTGAGGACATCGAGAAGTACCTGACCGAGCACCCCGACGCCCCACCCGTGCTCTTCATCGCGGGCCACGGCATCACCGCCTGGGGCGCGAGCTTGGCGCAGGCGCGCGATCGCGCCGAATGTCTCGAAGCCATGTGCGAATTGGCAAACTTGACCGGGCACCGCGAAATTCCGGTGCGCGAGAAGTAG
- a CDS encoding SDR family NAD(P)-dependent oxidoreductase — protein MELRGARVLLTGASGGIGQALALELAARGGEMVLTGRRTEVLEPLADKVGGRALAADLNSRRDIEAMLAAAGEIDIVVANAALSATGLLDDYSLDEIDRALDVNLRAPILMAKLATDRMAARGRGHLVFISSLAGKTASAQSSLYNATKFGMRGFALALREDMRPHGVGVSALYPGYIRDAGLFADSGATLPRGVGTRSPQDVARACVRAIERDRGEVVVAPWNLRVIAALGGLAPGLVAAVQRRLGADTTTAQLAAAHRHRR, from the coding sequence ATGGAACTGCGCGGTGCGAGAGTGCTGTTGACGGGAGCCAGCGGCGGAATCGGGCAGGCCCTGGCGCTCGAACTGGCGGCCCGCGGCGGCGAGATGGTGCTCACCGGGCGGCGCACCGAGGTGCTGGAACCCTTGGCGGACAAGGTCGGTGGCCGGGCGCTTGCGGCCGACCTGAATTCACGCCGCGACATCGAGGCGATGCTCGCGGCGGCGGGCGAGATCGACATCGTGGTCGCCAATGCGGCGCTGTCGGCGACGGGTCTGCTCGACGACTATTCGCTCGACGAGATCGATCGCGCCCTCGACGTCAACCTGCGCGCGCCCATCCTCATGGCCAAGCTCGCCACCGATCGCATGGCCGCGCGCGGTCGCGGACACCTGGTCTTCATCTCCTCGCTGGCCGGGAAGACCGCGTCGGCGCAGTCCTCGCTCTACAACGCCACCAAATTCGGGATGCGCGGGTTCGCGCTGGCCCTGCGGGAGGACATGCGGCCGCACGGGGTCGGGGTATCGGCGCTGTACCCCGGCTACATTCGCGACGCCGGGCTGTTCGCGGACTCCGGAGCCACGCTGCCGCGCGGTGTGGGCACCAGATCGCCGCAGGATGTGGCGCGCGCGTGCGTGCGCGCCATCGAACGCGATCGCGGGGAGGTGGTGGTGGCCCCGTGGAATCTGCGGGTGATCGCGGCGCTCGGCGGCCTGGCGCCGGGCCTGGTAGCGGCCGTGCAGCGGCGGCTGGGTGCGGACACGACCACCGCGCAGTTGGCCGCCGCGCATCGGCACCGGCGCTGA
- a CDS encoding TerD family protein gives MNLVKGQNGPLNASDVVVSVQVGAPADLSALLVTAQGRVRTDADFVFFNQPSGPGVRLQAAGAGQPAALAISLGQVPRDIEQIRAVITLDQAGATFGRIAPPVAVVSDAHGNRLYEYRIDGLSTESIVIAVEVYRRQNAWKVRAVGQGYAGGFAALVTDHGVSVDESPRPAPAYNPPPPVTPSYPPTPPPYPPTPPVTPSYPPTTPMYPPTTPAYPTQPPPSYQQPAPAPPRAPQPPQTGEVSLSKGRRVDLGKGQKVTLRKDGGVALTRIRMGLGWDPVTRGGLFGRRAVEIDLDAWVALFAGQTLIDACYYNQLQSKDGSIRHQGDNRTGEGEGDDEVINVDLTRVPAHITSLLFVVTSYEGQTFEQVSNAYCRLVDDTTGAELARFSLTGGMRFTAMAMAEVWRVGGDWKLRAIGDGFNAKHPGEATPQLPRFVTRS, from the coding sequence GTGAATCTCGTGAAGGGCCAGAACGGGCCGCTGAATGCCAGTGATGTGGTGGTGTCGGTGCAGGTGGGCGCGCCGGCGGACCTGTCCGCGCTGCTGGTGACCGCGCAGGGGCGGGTGCGCACGGACGCGGATTTCGTATTCTTCAATCAGCCCAGCGGTCCGGGTGTGCGATTGCAGGCTGCGGGGGCGGGTCAGCCTGCGGCACTGGCGATCTCGCTGGGGCAGGTGCCCCGCGATATCGAGCAGATCCGTGCGGTGATCACCCTGGATCAGGCGGGTGCGACCTTCGGGCGGATCGCCCCGCCGGTCGCGGTGGTGAGCGATGCGCACGGTAATCGGTTGTACGAGTATCGGATCGACGGGTTGAGCACCGAATCGATCGTGATCGCCGTCGAGGTGTACCGGCGGCAGAACGCCTGGAAGGTGCGCGCGGTCGGGCAGGGGTACGCGGGCGGTTTCGCGGCGCTGGTCACCGATCACGGGGTCAGCGTCGACGAATCACCCCGTCCCGCACCGGCATACAACCCGCCGCCACCGGTCACACCGTCCTATCCACCGACGCCGCCGCCCTACCCACCGACCCCGCCCGTGACGCCGTCCTATCCACCGACCACGCCCATGTACCCGCCGACCACTCCGGCCTATCCCACTCAGCCGCCGCCGAGCTATCAGCAGCCCGCGCCCGCCCCGCCGCGCGCCCCACAGCCGCCGCAGACCGGCGAGGTGAGCCTGAGCAAGGGCCGCCGCGTCGATCTGGGCAAGGGCCAGAAGGTCACGCTGCGCAAGGACGGCGGCGTGGCGCTCACTCGAATTCGCATGGGGCTGGGCTGGGATCCGGTCACCCGGGGTGGTCTGTTCGGCAGGCGCGCGGTGGAGATCGATCTCGATGCGTGGGTGGCATTGTTCGCGGGCCAGACCCTCATCGACGCCTGCTACTACAACCAATTGCAGTCCAAGGACGGGTCGATCCGGCATCAGGGCGACAATCGGACCGGCGAGGGTGAGGGTGACGACGAGGTGATCAATGTCGACCTCACCCGGGTGCCCGCCCACATCACCTCGCTGCTGTTCGTCGTCACCTCCTACGAGGGCCAGACCTTCGAGCAGGTGAGCAATGCCTACTGCCGTCTGGTGGACGACACCACCGGTGCGGAGCTGGCGCGCTTCAGCCTCACGGGCGGAATGCGTTTCACCGCCATGGCCATGGCCGAGGTGTGGCGGGTGGGCGGTGATTGGAAGTTGCGCGCCATCGGCGACGGCTTCAATGCCAAGCATCCCGGCGAGGCCACACCACAGCTGCCCCGCTTCGTCACCAGGAGTTGA
- a CDS encoding helix-turn-helix domain-containing protein has translation MGVVDIGEPGAGWDFAGPRAVAPSGAAVIGYRDVRGAGLDLRVAATAAVAVVIEFGGRELIVDDAGGRQALGGFVVGLPMSAMRIRARHAECVEVRLSPIQAYSLLGVAANDLGHGVVPLEQLWGSQARRLRERLADAGNWEERFALTKSVLAQCDRPARTPDPEVVAAWRRILASGGQAKVSELAESLGWSRKRLWARFESQIGLTPKRAAMLVRFRCAVDGLLAGRPAADVAAVCGYTDQAHLCRDVAIFADRTPGALHTGDLPAIARDRYRAWGTFFQSPA, from the coding sequence GTGGGAGTTGTGGATATCGGCGAGCCCGGTGCGGGATGGGATTTCGCGGGCCCGCGTGCGGTCGCGCCGTCGGGCGCCGCCGTCATCGGATACCGGGATGTGCGTGGCGCCGGGCTGGACCTGCGGGTGGCCGCGACGGCGGCGGTCGCGGTGGTGATCGAGTTCGGGGGACGCGAACTGATTGTCGACGATGCCGGTGGCCGGCAGGCCCTGGGCGGGTTCGTCGTGGGACTTCCCATGTCGGCCATGCGCATTCGCGCCCGCCACGCGGAGTGCGTCGAGGTTCGCCTGTCGCCGATCCAGGCGTACTCCCTGCTGGGCGTTGCCGCCAACGATCTGGGCCATGGCGTTGTCCCACTGGAGCAGCTGTGGGGATCGCAGGCCCGGCGACTGCGGGAGCGGCTCGCGGACGCCGGGAACTGGGAGGAACGGTTCGCCCTGACGAAATCGGTTCTGGCGCAGTGCGACAGGCCGGCACGCACACCCGATCCCGAGGTGGTCGCCGCCTGGCGTCGCATACTCGCCTCCGGTGGCCAGGCGAAGGTCTCCGAGCTCGCCGAATCTCTCGGATGGAGCCGCAAACGGCTCTGGGCGCGGTTCGAATCCCAGATCGGCCTGACCCCCAAGCGGGCGGCGATGCTGGTCCGATTCCGGTGCGCGGTCGACGGTTTGCTGGCGGGCCGGCCCGCCGCCGATGTCGCCGCGGTGTGCGGGTACACCGATCAAGCCCACCTGTGCCGGGACGTGGCGATCTTCGCCGATCGCACACCGGGTGCGCTGCACACCGGCGACCTGCCGGCCATCGCCCGGGATCGATACCGGGCCTGGGGAACATTTTTCCAATCTCCGGCGTGA
- a CDS encoding 1,2-dihydroxy-3-keto-5-methylthiopentene dioxygenase → MTLLQIMSDKDAADVTLRTEDDAVIAAELAKRGITFERWPLLENLTGATSTEDLLAEYASRIDALNADGRYKFIDVARIHPDESDPEWPAKATAARTKFLDEHRHAEDEVRFFAAGQGCFYLHLGDEVLATVCTAGDLVSVPAGTLHWFDMGTRPEFVAVRFFEEEDGWIGDFTGDKISGGFPTLDELVGA, encoded by the coding sequence ATGACACTGCTGCAGATCATGTCCGACAAGGACGCCGCCGACGTCACCCTGCGCACCGAGGACGACGCCGTCATCGCCGCCGAACTGGCCAAGCGCGGCATCACCTTCGAGCGCTGGCCGCTGCTGGAGAACCTCACCGGCGCCACCTCCACCGAGGACCTGCTCGCCGAATACGCCTCGCGCATCGATGCACTCAATGCCGACGGCCGCTACAAGTTCATCGACGTGGCCCGCATCCACCCCGACGAATCCGACCCGGAGTGGCCCGCCAAGGCCACCGCCGCGCGCACCAAGTTCCTCGACGAGCACCGCCACGCCGAGGACGAGGTCCGCTTCTTCGCCGCCGGCCAGGGCTGCTTCTACCTGCACCTGGGCGACGAGGTGCTCGCAACCGTCTGCACCGCGGGCGATCTCGTCTCCGTCCCGGCCGGCACCCTGCACTGGTTCGACATGGGCACCCGCCCCGAATTCGTGGCCGTCCGCTTCTTCGAAGAGGAAGACGGCTGGATCGGCGACTTCACCGGCGACAAGATCTCGGGCGGCTTCCCCACCCTCGATGAACTCGTGGGCGCATGA
- a CDS encoding phthiocerol/phthiodiolone dimycocerosyl transferase family protein, translating to MAVIKTIRPLAPSEIVYATATVCIAYSVLATGELDIERLTRAFAQVRARNPILDAHLVVRDDAAVDFAAAEGAQARVIVTDGDPELVLTGAQIDQAREVSALLVVRGENAARVTLLIHHAIADGHHSLTLFEQLWSAYTDSAAFEAAHPESGDYPKSLEELLNEQPQEPAPYPLPADVPRIGTLPMEAVRCRLSAAATTALLEYARREQLTVNALLSAAILLTETKFRNVALPELHYIFAVDLRDRIEPPVAATASNNFFGYAEYHAETDETDLTAVARAVTAAFQSELAAGAILEKARTGYNPNLVAKGIVRSSNWGRIPAFVTPEGLSLSDFRGGMTVNPPAVAPPPDAPELAPGEYFIATYQGELTINFVPLPWLDEADKQGRADMLEKLLGEFA from the coding sequence GTGGCTGTAATCAAAACAATTCGCCCGCTCGCGCCGAGCGAGATCGTCTACGCCACGGCGACGGTGTGCATCGCGTATTCGGTGCTCGCCACGGGCGAGCTGGATATCGAGCGGCTGACGCGGGCCTTCGCGCAGGTGCGGGCTCGCAATCCCATTCTCGACGCGCACCTGGTGGTGCGTGACGACGCGGCGGTCGACTTCGCCGCGGCCGAGGGGGCGCAGGCGCGGGTGATCGTCACCGACGGTGACCCGGAGCTGGTGTTGACCGGGGCGCAGATCGATCAGGCGCGTGAGGTCAGCGCGCTGCTGGTGGTGCGGGGTGAGAACGCCGCACGCGTGACGCTGCTGATCCACCACGCCATCGCCGACGGGCATCACTCGCTGACGCTGTTCGAGCAACTGTGGTCCGCCTACACCGATTCCGCCGCCTTCGAGGCCGCGCACCCGGAGTCCGGCGACTACCCGAAATCGCTCGAGGAACTGCTGAACGAGCAGCCGCAGGAACCCGCGCCCTATCCGCTGCCCGCCGATGTGCCGCGCATCGGCACACTGCCCATGGAGGCCGTGCGCTGCCGGCTCAGCGCTGCCGCCACCACCGCGCTGCTCGAGTACGCGCGCCGCGAGCAGCTGACCGTCAATGCGCTGCTGTCGGCGGCAATCCTGTTGACCGAGACCAAATTCCGCAATGTCGCGCTGCCGGAGCTGCACTACATTTTCGCGGTCGACCTGCGCGACCGCATCGAGCCGCCGGTCGCGGCGACGGCGTCGAACAACTTCTTCGGCTACGCCGAATATCATGCGGAGACCGACGAAACCGACCTGACCGCGGTCGCCCGCGCCGTCACCGCCGCGTTCCAGAGCGAACTGGCGGCCGGCGCCATCCTCGAGAAGGCGCGCACCGGATACAACCCCAACCTGGTGGCCAAAGGCATTGTGCGATCCTCCAACTGGGGTCGCATCCCGGCGTTCGTTACGCCGGAAGGGTTGTCGCTCAGTGACTTCCGGGGCGGGATGACGGTGAACCCACCGGCCGTCGCGCCCCCGCCGGACGCGCCCGAACTGGCTCCCGGCGAGTACTTCATCGCCACCTACCAGGGCGAGCTGACCATCAACTTCGTTCCACTGCCGTGGCTGGACGAGGCGGACAAGCAGGGGCGCGCCGACATGCTGGAGAAGCTGCTCGGCGAATTCGCCTGA
- a CDS encoding KasA/KasB family beta-ketoacyl-ACP synthase has product MGVTTGTETRGGVVVTGMAATTCLGADLDTTWTRLLAGDSGIAALTDDFVAEYDLPVRIGGRLTAAPGEQLTRIEQRRMSFVQQLAVVLARQVWQEAGAPEVDPERLAVAVGTGLGGGEALVHAVDVMRAGGYRKVPPMTVPMVMPNGPAATVGLELGAKGGVYAPVSACASGSEAIAHAWRLIATGEADVVVCGGVEGHIDAVPIASFAMMRATSTRNDEPQRAARPFDRDRDGFVFGEAGALLVLESEAHARARGATVHGRVLGAGITSDGYHITGTAPDGGGAARAMRKAIAAAGLSATDIAHVNAHAAGTPIGDASEARAIMAVSPEASVYAPKSALGHSIGAVGALEAILTLRTLSEQIVPPTLNFENPDADVTLDVVADKPRHQILDYAISNSFGFGGHNVSLTLGKA; this is encoded by the coding sequence ATGGGTGTAACGACTGGTACAGAAACTCGGGGCGGTGTCGTCGTGACGGGGATGGCGGCCACCACCTGCCTGGGCGCGGACCTGGATACGACCTGGACTCGGCTGCTGGCCGGAGACAGTGGAATCGCCGCGCTGACAGACGATTTCGTGGCCGAATACGACCTGCCGGTGCGCATCGGCGGCCGGTTGACGGCCGCGCCGGGGGAGCAGCTGACCCGGATCGAGCAGCGGCGGATGTCGTTCGTGCAGCAGCTGGCGGTGGTGCTGGCCCGGCAGGTGTGGCAGGAGGCGGGCGCGCCCGAGGTCGATCCGGAGCGGCTGGCGGTCGCGGTGGGCACCGGGCTCGGCGGCGGTGAGGCGCTGGTGCACGCGGTGGATGTCATGCGGGCCGGGGGCTACCGCAAGGTGCCGCCCATGACGGTGCCCATGGTCATGCCCAATGGTCCGGCCGCCACCGTCGGCTTGGAGCTGGGTGCGAAAGGCGGTGTGTACGCGCCGGTTTCGGCCTGCGCCTCGGGTTCGGAAGCCATCGCGCACGCGTGGCGGCTGATCGCCACCGGTGAAGCCGATGTGGTGGTGTGCGGCGGGGTCGAAGGCCATATCGACGCGGTGCCGATCGCCAGCTTCGCCATGATGCGGGCCACGAGCACGCGCAATGACGAACCACAGCGCGCCGCACGGCCTTTCGACCGGGACCGCGATGGCTTCGTCTTCGGTGAGGCGGGCGCCCTGCTCGTCCTCGAATCCGAGGCGCATGCCCGCGCGCGGGGGGCGACCGTGCACGGCCGGGTACTCGGTGCGGGCATCACCTCCGACGGGTACCACATCACCGGCACCGCACCCGACGGCGGCGGCGCGGCCCGCGCCATGCGCAAAGCCATTGCGGCAGCGGGCTTGTCGGCCACCGACATCGCGCATGTGAACGCACACGCCGCCGGCACCCCGATCGGTGACGCCTCCGAGGCCCGCGCGATCATGGCCGTCAGCCCCGAAGCCTCGGTCTACGCACCGAAATCCGCCCTCGGCCATTCCATCGGAGCGGTCGGCGCGCTCGAGGCGATCCTCACGCTGCGCACGCTGAGCGAGCAGATCGTCCCGCCCACACTGAATTTCGAGAATCCGGACGCCGACGTCACCCTCGACGTGGTCGCCGACAAGCCGCGGCATCAGATCCTGGACTACGCGATCAGCAACTCGTTCGGCTTCGGCGGCCACAATGTGTCCCTCACCCTGGGCAAAGCCTGA
- a CDS encoding NAD(P)-dependent oxidoreductase encodes MTGKERAPVTVLGTGSMGRAVAEAFLAAGHPTTVWNRTPERAAPLMRAGADRKLDIAAAVAAGPVIIAVLTTFEATRAALEPAAAALSGRTLITLNSGTPSDAAEFAAWASGHGARYLGGAIKNVPAAIGKPDTLLYFGGDRAIFDENIGLLGVLGGDLVHLGEEPDLAALYESAVGATLLPVLLGFFEGAALLASRGLPAHSMVPYSAKWLEMVISLLPVLAEEIDTRDYTRLGSSIGLFHAAIAQEQRQAAASGVDTSWHAPMHELLNRAVAEGRTEQSITALIELLTTR; translated from the coding sequence ATGACCGGGAAAGAACGCGCCCCAGTGACGGTGCTGGGCACCGGGTCGATGGGCCGGGCGGTCGCGGAAGCCTTTCTGGCGGCGGGACATCCGACGACGGTGTGGAACCGGACCCCGGAGCGGGCGGCGCCCCTGATGCGCGCCGGAGCGGACCGGAAACTCGATATCGCCGCCGCTGTCGCGGCAGGTCCGGTGATCATCGCCGTGCTCACCACGTTCGAGGCGACCCGGGCCGCCCTGGAACCGGCCGCCGCCGCGCTGTCCGGCCGCACCCTCATCACGCTGAACTCCGGAACACCGTCCGACGCAGCCGAATTCGCGGCGTGGGCGAGCGGGCACGGGGCACGGTACCTGGGCGGTGCGATCAAGAATGTCCCGGCGGCCATCGGAAAGCCGGACACGCTGCTGTATTTCGGTGGCGACCGCGCGATCTTCGACGAGAACATCGGCCTGCTGGGCGTCCTCGGCGGCGACCTGGTCCACCTGGGCGAGGAGCCGGATCTGGCGGCACTCTACGAATCCGCTGTCGGCGCAACGCTGCTGCCCGTGCTGCTCGGATTCTTCGAGGGCGCGGCGCTGCTGGCCTCGCGTGGTCTGCCCGCCCACTCGATGGTGCCCTACTCGGCCAAGTGGCTCGAGATGGTGATCTCCCTGCTCCCAGTGCTGGCCGAGGAGATCGACACCCGCGACTACACCCGGCTCGGATCCTCGATCGGTCTCTTCCACGCCGCCATCGCCCAGGAGCAGCGGCAGGCGGCCGCCTCCGGTGTCGACACGTCGTGGCACGCACCGATGCACGAGCTGCTGAACCGGGCGGTGGCCGAGGGCCGGACCGAGCAGAGCATCACGGCGCTGATCGAGTTGCTCACGACCCGGTGA
- a CDS encoding TetR/AcrR family transcriptional regulator: MPRPVDHARRAELLAGVITYIAEHGLAELSLRPLAEYLGTSSRMLIHYFGTKEQMLISALETQRPDIPALFGDVDDAQTLRIRLEQSFALNTTTGGPTSLRVLLQVLAAATVPGSPFHDYAVSAVKAVVTALSEALARIDPGIEDPEAAATVLTSGMRGLIQDWWVTGDTDRVERAVRMLAKQATGE, encoded by the coding sequence GTGCCCCGACCTGTCGACCATGCCCGCCGCGCCGAACTACTGGCCGGTGTCATCACCTATATCGCCGAGCACGGCCTGGCAGAGCTTTCGCTGCGGCCACTGGCGGAGTACCTCGGCACGAGCTCGCGCATGCTGATCCATTACTTCGGAACGAAGGAGCAGATGCTCATCTCGGCGCTGGAAACACAGCGGCCCGATATTCCCGCACTGTTCGGTGATGTCGACGATGCGCAGACCCTGCGAATCCGCCTCGAGCAATCCTTCGCCCTCAACACCACTACCGGCGGTCCGACCAGTCTGCGTGTGCTGCTTCAGGTTCTGGCCGCCGCGACAGTTCCCGGCAGCCCATTCCACGACTACGCCGTGTCGGCCGTCAAGGCCGTGGTCACCGCCCTGTCGGAGGCCCTGGCACGCATCGACCCCGGCATCGAGGACCCGGAGGCCGCCGCCACCGTGCTCACCTCCGGCATGCGCGGCCTGATCCAGGACTGGTGGGTCACCGGCGACACCGATCGGGTCGAGCGCGCCGTGCGGATGCTGGCGAAGCAGGCTACGGGGGAATAG
- a CDS encoding pyridoxamine 5'-phosphate oxidase family protein: MSPVESFAQLAAHLTAERRTHIWKRLCDNQIAWLTTVRPDGRPDTVAVWYHLLDDGDIIVYSEPKKIKLRNIADNPHVTLVLDETDLGRDVIRLEGTARFDASVPPLDELPGYVAKYAERIAVLFGTPRAFAEMFAEPIRIAPTRLRSIDSDI, from the coding sequence ATGAGCCCGGTGGAGTCCTTCGCGCAACTGGCCGCGCATCTGACCGCCGAGCGGCGCACTCACATCTGGAAACGATTGTGCGACAACCAGATCGCGTGGCTGACCACGGTGCGCCCGGACGGCCGGCCGGACACCGTCGCGGTCTGGTACCACCTGCTCGACGATGGCGACATCATCGTCTACAGCGAGCCGAAGAAGATCAAACTGCGCAATATCGCCGACAATCCGCACGTCACACTGGTCCTCGACGAGACCGATCTGGGGCGCGACGTCATCCGGCTGGAGGGGACGGCACGCTTCGACGCGAGTGTGCCGCCGCTGGACGAACTGCCCGGGTACGTGGCCAAATACGCCGAGCGGATCGCCGTATTGTTCGGCACGCCACGGGCATTCGCGGAAATGTTCGCCGAGCCGATTCGCATCGCGCCGACGCGGCTGCGCTCCATCGACAGCGATATCTGA